The DNA segment GCTTGTGTCTAATCGTTGGTTTCCTTTTAACCACACGTTTGGCGAGACAGACATTATGATGACGTTAGTAGCATGCTAATATCGGTCAGTGATGACATAGGTGCTTTACGTGTTTCATATCTCTTCATATTTTCATGTTATGTGGAAATGAATTGTCTCCAAGCTATGTTTTCAGCGGTTTATGTAGATGCAGCTTTATGATTATTCCTTTTGTGCAaaatttcttacatttttacaaCTACTGTGACAAAACCCTTTAGCcgagggccataaatgtcactTCCAAGGATCCACAGCACCTTCTCCTAGGGCAATAAtactcagaaaaaaacatacttcaAACTGTGAGTTTAATATATAAGTGCACAAaccaaaatcataaaatactTAGCTGGTTCAGTCCGGCCAGGCCAACTTCTGTCTTCCTACCAGACCTAGCTAAGCCAGTTGTTGCAACGCTCCAGGATATTTAGACCACAAAGGTAACCTGCCACCTGTTACTGCACCTCTTCTAAGAACTTCTTAACTGTATAGAATTGTACCGTGTGCCACATCAAATACGGTTCATAAAGTTGGTACTTGGCTAACTGAACAGCCTTAGGTTTCAACCTTTTAAGGCCCCGTAGGTATTTTCTTCAGGGATGCCACCTACAGATCACAAGGGCAGCATTTTGTTTGGCATTGGGTGTTTCATTTAATGAATAATCATCTAGACATAAGATTTAGCCTAGATAAACCATCATAAGTCCTCATCGAATTTCCACAAGCCATAAAGGACTGTGACATCTTTTGAGGCCAGTGTTCACAAGCCCAGGGAAGGCATATTTCGCCTGGTCTTCTCTTGGAACATCATGCCTAGAAGCTGATCTGTCGTATTAAAAAGTTCACCAAGCATAGTTACTGCCTACATGTTATTTAAAGTTGACATATCATATTCCAAATGAGTCTTACTCGTAATCCTTTAACCTATTtgaaatatacggtatatattatgcTTTATTATACTTAATAATGTACGAATTACGTCTGTTATTTCTGATTGTGTTGTATGTACTATATTGGCAATCAGAGAGGTGAAGCCAGGGTTCATATAGCAAGAATTTGTGGGAAATAAGTAAAAATCTGTGATTCGtaaaaaatatgttatcatGGCCCCTTTAATTAGATAATTTTgtttgaaatgttattttttttaatacaaacctATTTAAAGCGATAGAATGCTGATAACACATATCATGTTACTTATTTCAAGCAACTAGCAGTACAAATCCATTTGTAAGCAAAATTTCCTGACCAAACATCCTTGATGATAACAAAATTCCAAGAAATAACAACTGtttggcagaaattgtgaaatgaaAACCAGCATAATTAAAAAGATAGCGAAAGCTATTAGAATTCTGTCCGTGCTTCATCTATATTAATAGGGGGGGATGGGGTCAGATACAAATTCTGGGTTTATTCGTAGTTTTGCCCCCCAATTTTAATTGGATGTTTCCTCTCCAcaatttggtatttttttcatgCCATGTACATGTAGAGCAAGTAGAGGATCAGAAAGACAATAGTAGGTATTTCTCATAGAAAAGCCTTAGCATAGGACAAGGTAGGGGGCTTCTTTATATGATtagaatattataaatatataaaactgcaAATGTATGGTATTTAAGTATCTGGAGATCATGATCAATATCATGATCTTATTGTTCATGGAGGAAAAGATCTCAGGCGTTGAAATGTAGACCAAAACGTGTCTCGTTCCTTATTCGTTCCTCtcgttatttatatatttaaagatacttttaatatttgcaGCAACTTTCAGTTTAAAATCAACCCTGATTTAGATCAGTAAAATCACACTGTATCTTCACCAAACGTCTCACCTAAATCCTGTTGATGTGTGCTATGCTTTTATCGCAGCTTGAGGATGTCCAAAAGCAGAAACGTAGTTTCTAAACCACACGTGAAATGCTTGTAGTACACGGAGAGTATACGTTTCCTGTAAGTTCTAGATTCACTAACGTTATAGTGAGAAGAAAGTGACAGCAAGCCACAGATGTTTACGATAAGCAAAAAGGGACAACATTCATCCACCCAGCCCATGTAACCATGTTACAAAGTGATGTCATGTACCTTCAATCCTTCACATGTCTCTGCCAAGATATCCAAAAGTGTATTGCAAGCtttgtacatatataatatacggcAAGATTGTTGAAATGCCTCTGTtgaaatatgtgtattttaataaGCTGCTTGGGAGTTGTACAAGTTCAGGTCAACAATATAACAAGGcctgtgtgatgtcatcaattaacataacataacagaaAAGTTATTTGATTGAACCTTTGATACCCCGCTCATTTCCAAATATTATGTCACATAGAAGATGGAAAGgaaatattgtttcatttagAAGAACCTGATGATCTTCTTTTAACTtgcaaacatttaattttttgaacAATATAATCATACCGTAAATAtgccacatttattttttggcagGCCCATACTGGCACGCTAGGAAAAATCTGGTGGGCAGATGGCTGGAAGGCCTCATACTTACCTTTATTGCTCCAGCTGCTGATCAGgtcctgcagtgtgtggccaccaGCTTGTCACCAGTATAAAACCATGACTTGTGGCTTCGCATATCCAGACAGCAGTCGCATGTACATCGTTTAACGGCCaaaggccttaaagtgccacatAGTGAGGCCCTTCCTCTTGATTCCTTAGCATTTAAGTAAGCAACCACCTATGCCAACAATATGGTAAGGCCAACTCTGGATATAGCTGTGGTAAGTAGCATTGGTTACGTTATGAGGAATCCACAGTTTTAATTTACTCTCTTGTTTCTTACCCTGTAGAAACCCATGTCCTACCAAAAAGGCCCAGCAAGAATCAGATAAGAAAATGCAAAATGGCAACTCTTCAAAACTGCAGCCACGTGTCTGACTTCCAATACACTCTGTACTCCAGCACGTACATCATCATTTTCATACCTGGACTTCTGGCTAACAGCGTGGCGTGTTGGGTCTTATGTAGTTTAACCAGTAAGAAGAACAAAGCCATCATCTTCATGATAAACCTCTCCCTGGCGGATCTCGCTCACGTGTTGTCTTTACCGCTACGGATTTATTACTACACAAACCATACCTGGCCTTTCAAAAACTTCTTGTGCCTAATGTGCTTCTATCTTAAATATCTTAACATGTACGCCAGCATAATATTTCTGATGCTTATTAGCGTCCAACGTTACGTGTTCACCACAAACCCTTTCAGAGCCAAAGACTGGAAACGCAGATATGACATCACGATAAGTTTTGTGGTATGGATAGTGGTGGGACTTTCTTGTTTGCCGTTCCCGTTGCTTAGAAGCTCCGGGTTAAACAATACAAGCACAGCCTGCTTTGCTGACCTGggaatgaaaacattaagcgtTGTCCCGGCCTTGTGCATGCTAACGGTTGCAGAGTTAGCTGGATTTATTATTCCGGTAACCGTTATCGCGTTCTGCACTCTTAAAACAAGAGCTCAACTCACAAATAAGATTTTGCACTTCCAAAATATGAACGAGAAAAGGAAAGCTCTTCGATTGGTTGTGACGTGTGCTGCTTTATTCTTCGTTTGTTTCGCCCCGTACCACATCAACTTCTTCTTTTATATGCTGATCAATCTGAACGTCATCAAAAACTGCACTGTACACAAAGTCATTCTCACTTTCCACCCTTTTTCTATTTGCCTTGCAAGTTTTAACTGCTGCTTAGATCCCATCCTTTACTATTTTACGGCATCAGAGTTCAAAAACGAGGTTGTCCGACACGGGTCCACAGTGATACGGGGGCGACTCATGAGCCGGGAGAGCCGAGAGTCATCCTTTAAAGAGTAACAGAATGGTATAGAAAAGATCTTGTGTGACCTTTTGGCGTGTTTAAGGATGGGCACTTGCTTGGAACGTCATGTTTCAAACAAAGTTCACACGGTCATCAAACATAATGTTAAACCAAAGATGGAGAGAAAAGAGTATTTAGAAGTAACCCGATGACGCTCTCCTCTCATTCTCCAAACACTTAATCTTCTGGAGTGTTTTAATTACAGCAACCTTTACCTCTTGGTTCCTTAGCGTGTAAATAACTGGGTTGAGAAGAGGGGTTATTACGGATGGGACGATTGAGATGACTTTATTCAGGTGCAAAAAGTCCTCAGAGTTTGGCCTTAGAAACATGAAGATGGTGGTGccataaaaaagagaaacaacaaTCAGATGGGATGCACAGGTCGAAAATGCTTTGCTTTTCCCAAAAGAACTTGGAAAATGGATTGCGGTGCgaataatacatacataagAAGCAATAATTAGCAAAAGGCAGCCTAATATCACAAAACAAGCTGTTACGAAAAccaattttttaatgtttgacgTATCAGAACAAGATAGCTTCAGCAATGGGGCAAAATCACAGTAATAGTGGTCAATATTACGACCACAAAATGGCAGGTTGGAGATCTGAGAACACGGAACGATGACCATAAGAAATCCAAGCACCCAGGAGCCTAATAATAGTTTATAGCAAGTCTTAGGACTCATGATAACGACATATTGAAGAGGATTGCATATGGCTACGTATCGATCATAGGCCATAACGACTAGGAGGAAATTTTCGGTAGCGCCgaatgtaaaatgaaaatagaACTGGGTCATGCAACCCGCCAAAGAAATAGATTCACATTTAGTGAGCAGAGCCCACAAGAGTCTCGGGACTGTAACTGATGGATACCAGATCTCTAGGAAGGACAGTCCACCGATAAAGATGTACATAGCTTTGTGCAGACATTGTTCCTTTGTCACAATGACGATGATGAAAACGTTAGCCATTATTGTCACAACATAAACAATAG comes from the Spea bombifrons isolate aSpeBom1 chromosome 8, aSpeBom1.2.pri, whole genome shotgun sequence genome and includes:
- the P2RY10 gene encoding putative P2Y purinoceptor 10; this encodes MATLQNCSHVSDFQYTLYSSTYIIIFIPGLLANSVACWVLCSLTSKKNKAIIFMINLSLADLAHVLSLPLRIYYYTNHTWPFKNFLCLMCFYLKYLNMYASIIFLMLISVQRYVFTTNPFRAKDWKRRYDITISFVVWIVVGLSCLPFPLLRSSGLNNTSTACFADLGMKTLSVVPALCMLTVAELAGFIIPVTVIAFCTLKTRAQLTNKILHFQNMNEKRKALRLVVTCAALFFVCFAPYHINFFFYMLINLNVIKNCTVHKVILTFHPFSICLASFNCCLDPILYYFTASEFKNEVVRHGSTVIRGRLMSRESRESSFKE
- the LOC128503858 gene encoding olfactory receptor 6F1-like; translated protein: MVIITLAFSPLNMDLNRTDVSIVYVVTIMANVFIIVIVTKEQCLHKAMYIFIGGLSFLEIWYPSVTVPRLLWALLTKCESISLAGCMTQFYFHFTFGATENFLLVVMAYDRYVAICNPLQYVVIMSPKTCYKLLLGSWVLGFLMVIVPCSQISNLPFCGRNIDHYYCDFAPLLKLSCSDTSNIKKLVFVTACFVILGCLLLIIASYVCIIRTAIHFPSSFGKSKAFSTCASHLIVVSLFYGTTIFMFLRPNSEDFLHLNKVISIVPSVITPLLNPVIYTLRNQEVKVAVIKTLQKIKCLENERRASSGYF